In Coleofasciculus chthonoplastes PCC 7420, a single genomic region encodes these proteins:
- a CDS encoding helix-turn-helix domain-containing protein, which yields MVMQPTYGNGFIDSSTIELSQEGLRSILNQIEAELIDSEVYRRTMAGLQTMLGEASSNAHILVKAVGREAVRLTFQEFARQYKVVPVTPVASDGMNQPTETEEEELEIPETEETECPIGSKETMSHRVETNLSPSLADREIGETQSRKKLTKAELAAQKLSLEREEMLQQIGQQLRRARKSRSLSLQQLHRQTLVPIHQIEALETGSLAQLPEDIYIRGFIRRLGYALGLDGVGLALSLPEIDPVKSVIPSWYKDPVATGFHLKSVHLYLGYATLIAGAVGGLNWMSNQQSVPQNTAEPEPVPSGQNSVSPKAETNKSTHKPGIKSSQTGVQAGDDIAPPEAFPF from the coding sequence ATGGTAATGCAACCTACGTATGGTAATGGTTTTATCGATAGCTCAACCATTGAACTTTCTCAGGAAGGATTGCGGTCTATTCTGAATCAGATTGAGGCGGAACTCATCGATAGTGAAGTTTACCGCCGCACCATGGCTGGGTTACAAACGATGTTAGGGGAAGCCTCAAGCAACGCCCATATTCTGGTCAAGGCGGTGGGGCGAGAAGCCGTAAGGTTGACATTTCAGGAATTTGCTAGACAGTATAAGGTTGTTCCTGTGACTCCTGTGGCTTCTGACGGAATGAATCAACCGACAGAAACCGAAGAGGAGGAGTTGGAGATTCCCGAAACTGAAGAGACGGAATGTCCCATTGGCTCTAAAGAAACGATGTCCCATAGAGTTGAGACAAACTTATCGCCCAGTTTAGCAGATCGAGAGATTGGGGAAACTCAGTCGCGTAAAAAACTCACTAAAGCAGAATTAGCCGCCCAAAAGCTTTCCCTAGAACGGGAAGAGATGTTGCAGCAAATTGGTCAACAACTGCGACGAGCGCGTAAATCCCGTTCTTTGAGTCTTCAGCAACTACATCGCCAAACCTTAGTCCCCATTCATCAAATTGAAGCATTAGAAACGGGTAGTCTGGCTCAGCTACCAGAGGATATTTATATTCGTGGTTTTATTCGCCGACTTGGTTATGCTCTAGGGTTAGATGGTGTAGGGTTAGCCTTGTCTTTGCCGGAAATTGATCCGGTCAAGTCTGTGATTCCTTCCTGGTATAAAGATCCAGTCGCGACAGGGTTTCACCTTAAATCTGTTCATTTATATCTAGGTTACGCCACGTTGATTGCAGGAGCAGTGGGAGGACTTAACTGGATGTCGAATCAACAATCTGTACCACAAAATACAGCGGAACCTGAACCTGTTCCTTCTGGTCAAAACTCTGTTTCTCCAAAAGCTGAAACTAACAAATCTACCCATAAGCCTGGGATTAAATCGAGTCAAACTGGTGTACAAGCAGGGGATGATATTGCTCCTCCTGAGGCATTTCCGTTTTAA
- a CDS encoding lysophospholipid acyltransferase family protein produces MNGNSIPNDQPGWSLDERDPQTIQSFMPLWGWFYHYYFRVKTDGWHHIPDEDNALFVGSHNGGLVAPDMIMVMYDWFRRFGTERPVYGLMHPNGWKIDPNTARLAAKTGAIRTHPKMAIAALRRGASVLVYPGGAQDVFRPHTMRNKIHLAGRQGFIKLALREGVPIIPVISHGAHDTLIVLADFYDQIRQLHDWGLFPWLFGLDPEVFPIYLGLPWGLAIGPLPNIPLPVQIYTRVCAPIVFEWYGRDAASDREYVNACYEKVCTQMQWELDCLVNFARGFGGAISPTL; encoded by the coding sequence ATGAATGGTAACTCAATCCCAAACGACCAACCCGGCTGGTCACTTGATGAACGTGATCCCCAAACCATCCAATCTTTCATGCCCTTATGGGGATGGTTTTACCACTACTACTTTCGGGTGAAAACCGATGGCTGGCATCACATTCCCGATGAGGATAACGCCTTATTTGTGGGGTCTCACAATGGCGGACTCGTCGCACCGGATATGATCATGGTCATGTATGACTGGTTTCGGCGTTTTGGTACCGAACGTCCGGTTTATGGTCTGATGCACCCCAATGGCTGGAAAATTGACCCAAACACAGCACGACTAGCGGCTAAGACGGGGGCAATCAGGACTCATCCCAAAATGGCGATCGCGGCTTTGCGTCGAGGTGCTAGTGTCCTTGTCTACCCTGGGGGGGCACAGGATGTCTTTCGTCCCCATACCATGCGGAATAAAATCCATTTGGCGGGTCGTCAAGGGTTTATTAAGCTGGCATTACGGGAAGGTGTGCCGATTATACCCGTTATTTCTCACGGCGCTCATGATACATTGATTGTCTTGGCTGATTTTTACGACCAGATTCGACAATTGCACGATTGGGGACTTTTCCCGTGGTTATTTGGTCTTGATCCGGAAGTGTTTCCCATCTACTTAGGTTTACCCTGGGGATTAGCGATTGGACCTTTACCCAATATTCCCTTGCCTGTCCAAATTTACACTCGTGTTTGTGCGCCGATTGTCTTTGAATGGTATGGTCGGGATGCAGCTAGCGATCGCGAATATGTCAATGCTTGCTATGAAAAAGTCTGTACTCAGATGCAATGGGAACTGGACTGTTTAGTTAACTTTGCGAGGGGGTTTGGGGGAGCTATAAGTCCCACGCTGTAA
- a CDS encoding adenylate/guanylate cyclase domain-containing protein: MTYLICTCEILHKQIYPLSWGANTIGREEDNTIVVDHTYLSRYHAQILLSPDAVILRDLNSLNGTFVNEFKVEQCQLKDGDFIRLGDVSFKFVQQIPNVEKTVSSDDDTEISIVKQVSPEKTRIAITDLLQPDKSENSIIKLKQQDTHQRTVDKLQILLEVSKQLSSPEDPDQLLQKIIDLLFEIMHIDRATILMVNETNEILEQKAVNWRSGIPTEENFYSSKITNFVRHQGDAILTDDACKDILFNDSISIVEQGIHAAMCVPLKPADEVIGVLYVDNLSMTDIYSDEDLEFLTCLANQAAIAIENSRLYKKMQEQEVMRAKLERFFPQSVSRKLREEGNLATVETEVTALFADISNYTQMSAEMEPRQIVEMLNEYFQVIVEEIVFPYEGTLEKYIGDGILAIWGAPYRQPDDVDLAVQAAIEMQWAVSRLNQKWIRENRQPIQIHIGLNTGTVAAGNIGSQNMIQYATIGDTTNVSSRICDVAQAGQILIAQSTFDKLGDPSIPLEKIPPVFVKGKTSPLHLYRVLWQHYNATDVLCENGGLLTTLSPS, from the coding sequence GTGACTTACTTAATCTGTACTTGTGAAATCTTGCACAAGCAAATCTATCCATTAAGTTGGGGCGCGAATACAATTGGGCGGGAAGAGGATAACACTATTGTAGTTGACCATACCTATCTTTCCCGTTACCACGCTCAGATTTTGCTCTCCCCTGACGCTGTGATACTGCGGGATCTCAATAGCCTCAATGGTACGTTTGTGAATGAGTTTAAAGTTGAACAATGTCAACTTAAGGATGGAGATTTTATTCGTTTAGGGGATGTATCGTTTAAGTTTGTACAGCAAATCCCTAACGTTGAGAAAACTGTATCATCGGACGATGATACGGAAATTTCAATTGTCAAGCAAGTCTCTCCGGAAAAAACTAGAATTGCAATCACTGATTTATTGCAACCCGATAAGTCAGAAAATTCTATTATTAAACTGAAGCAGCAAGATACTCATCAACGAACGGTTGATAAATTGCAAATTTTACTGGAAGTCAGTAAACAATTGTCTTCTCCAGAAGATCCTGATCAATTGCTGCAAAAAATAATCGATTTGCTGTTTGAAATCATGCATATTGACCGCGCCACAATTTTGATGGTCAATGAAACGAATGAAATACTGGAACAAAAAGCGGTAAACTGGCGTTCTGGAATCCCGACTGAAGAGAATTTTTACAGTAGTAAAATTACTAATTTTGTCCGTCATCAGGGGGATGCGATTCTCACGGACGATGCTTGTAAAGATATCTTATTTAACGATTCAATCTCTATTGTTGAACAAGGGATTCATGCCGCAATGTGTGTTCCTCTGAAACCCGCCGATGAGGTGATTGGGGTATTGTATGTGGATAATTTATCAATGACGGATATCTACTCCGATGAAGATTTAGAGTTTTTAACTTGTCTAGCCAACCAAGCCGCGATCGCGATTGAAAATTCCCGCCTGTATAAAAAGATGCAGGAACAGGAAGTAATGAGGGCAAAGTTGGAACGATTCTTTCCTCAATCTGTTAGTCGCAAGTTACGGGAAGAAGGTAATTTAGCCACGGTGGAGACAGAAGTGACGGCTTTGTTTGCCGATATTAGCAACTATACGCAAATGTCGGCGGAAATGGAACCGCGTCAGATTGTTGAAATGCTGAATGAGTATTTCCAAGTCATTGTAGAAGAGATTGTTTTTCCTTACGAAGGAACGTTAGAAAAGTACATCGGTGATGGAATTCTAGCAATTTGGGGCGCACCGTATCGCCAACCCGATGATGTAGATTTAGCGGTACAAGCAGCGATTGAAATGCAATGGGCAGTTTCCCGCTTAAATCAAAAATGGATTCGCGAAAACCGACAACCGATTCAAATTCACATTGGTTTGAATACAGGTACAGTCGCGGCTGGAAATATTGGTTCTCAAAATATGATTCAATATGCCACAATTGGGGATACAACAAATGTGAGCAGTCGAATTTGTGACGTGGCTCAAGCTGGGCAAATTTTAATCGCTCAAAGTACGTTTGATAAGCTGGGTGATCCGAGTATTCCCCTCGAAAAAATACCACCTGTTTTTGTGAAGGGTAAGACTTCGCCTTTACATCTCTATCGGGTTTTGTGGCAGCACTATAACGCGACGGACGTATTGTGCGAGAATGGTGGTCTATTAACTACACTTAGCCCATCTTAA
- the rdgB gene encoding RdgB/HAM1 family non-canonical purine NTP pyrophosphatase: MTKLIVATGNPGKLREMEAYLEDLPWELQLKPPEIEIEETGDTFTANARLKALGVAQATGEWSIADDSGLQVDALNGAPGIYSARYGKTDAERIQRLLSELGDTSNRGAQFVCAIAIVRPNGTIALEVEGVCRGEILKAPLGTGGFGYDPIFYVPEQRLTFAQMTPELKRRYSHRGKAFELLLPQFNQLL, from the coding sequence ATGACCAAATTAATTGTTGCTACTGGAAATCCCGGTAAATTGCGGGAGATGGAGGCATATCTTGAGGATTTACCCTGGGAATTGCAGCTTAAGCCACCGGAAATCGAGATTGAGGAAACAGGCGATACTTTTACAGCAAATGCTCGTCTCAAGGCGTTAGGTGTCGCCCAAGCTACGGGTGAATGGTCAATCGCCGATGATTCCGGTTTACAAGTAGACGCTTTAAATGGAGCACCGGGGATTTATTCTGCACGCTATGGCAAAACCGATGCAGAACGGATTCAGCGGTTGCTATCTGAATTAGGAGATACGTCTAATCGGGGGGCGCAGTTTGTTTGTGCGATCGCGATCGTTCGTCCTAATGGCACAATCGCCTTAGAAGTGGAGGGCGTGTGCCGAGGTGAAATTCTTAAGGCTCCCTTGGGTACAGGTGGCTTTGGCTACGATCCGATTTTTTACGTGCCAGAACAGAGATTAACCTTTGCCCAAATGACTCCGGAACTGAAGCGACGCTACAGTCACCGGGGCAAAGCCTTTGAATTACTCCTCCCCCAGTTCAATCAACTCTTATGA
- a CDS encoding P-II family nitrogen regulator, with amino-acid sequence MKKVEAIIRPFKLDEVKIALVNAGIVGMTVSEVRGFGRQKGQTERYRGSEYTVEFLQKLKVEIVVEDAQVDMVVEKVIAAARTGEIGDGKIFISPVEEIVRIRTGERNLEAV; translated from the coding sequence TTGAAAAAGGTAGAAGCGATTATTCGACCCTTTAAGCTTGATGAAGTTAAAATCGCCTTGGTCAACGCTGGAATCGTCGGGATGACGGTTTCGGAAGTTCGGGGATTTGGACGCCAAAAAGGTCAAACCGAACGCTATCGAGGTTCTGAATACACCGTTGAGTTCCTACAAAAGCTCAAAGTGGAGATTGTCGTCGAAGATGCCCAAGTCGATATGGTAGTAGAAAAAGTTATTGCTGCTGCTCGCACGGGTGAAATTGGCGACGGAAAAATCTTCATCAGTCCCGTTGAGGAAATTGTCCGGATCAGGACAGGTGAACGGAATCTGGAAGCTGTTTAA
- a CDS encoding phosphoglucomutase/phosphomannomutase family protein: protein MNEIKFGTDGWRGVIAADFTFERVALVATAATQVLAECYGKTSGSRTVVVGYDRRFMAETFAKKTAEVVQSLGFDVLLSESYAPTPAFSWAANNQNALGALVLTASHNPASYLGLKVKGAFGGSVPPEITQKIEAKLAQPPTSAPTPGKIQSFDPWSSYCDALRSKINLASIQNLISQGKLTVFADVMHGAAAGGLSKILNVPIQELNSSRDPLFGGGAPEPLPRYLSQLFRQIRTHRRQTEGTLRVGLVFDGDSDRIAAVDGQGNFLSSQILIPILIEHLASRRQETGEVVKTISGSDLIPQIAQLYQLPLHETPIGYKYIADRMLSTQVLLGGEESGGIGYGTHIPERDALLSALYLLEAIAESGMDLSQLYQSLQEQVGYTSVYDRIDLHLAGMDERSRLLNQLQTQPPTEINGQAVVDCLTIDGYKFRLADGSWLLIRFSGTEPVLRLYCEASTPEQVRQTLNWAKDWANRNQG, encoded by the coding sequence ATGAATGAAATTAAGTTTGGCACAGACGGCTGGCGAGGTGTGATCGCCGCCGATTTTACTTTTGAGCGTGTGGCGTTAGTCGCAACAGCCGCTACTCAAGTTCTGGCTGAGTGTTATGGCAAAACCAGCGGTAGCCGGACTGTGGTGGTGGGTTATGATCGGCGCTTTATGGCAGAAACCTTTGCCAAAAAGACGGCGGAGGTTGTCCAATCCCTGGGATTTGATGTGTTGCTTTCTGAAAGTTACGCGCCCACTCCGGCATTTAGCTGGGCAGCAAATAACCAGAATGCTCTAGGTGCTTTGGTTCTAACGGCTAGCCATAACCCAGCCAGTTATCTGGGATTAAAAGTGAAGGGGGCATTTGGGGGATCAGTTCCGCCAGAAATTACCCAAAAAATTGAAGCCAAACTCGCTCAACCCCCAACCTCAGCGCCAACGCCAGGTAAAATCCAATCCTTTGATCCTTGGTCAAGTTATTGTGATGCGCTGCGATCAAAAATAAATTTGGCGAGTATTCAGAACCTGATTAGCCAAGGTAAATTGACTGTCTTTGCCGATGTCATGCATGGCGCAGCCGCAGGGGGCTTGAGCAAAATTTTAAATGTACCGATTCAGGAACTCAATAGCTCCCGTGATCCCTTATTTGGTGGCGGTGCGCCGGAACCTTTGCCCCGTTATCTGTCTCAACTCTTTCGCCAAATCCGTACCCACCGACGGCAAACTGAGGGTACATTACGGGTAGGATTGGTCTTTGACGGAGATAGCGATCGCATCGCAGCAGTGGATGGACAAGGCAATTTCCTCAGTTCTCAAATTCTGATCCCGATTCTGATTGAACATTTAGCATCCCGGCGGCAAGAGACAGGGGAAGTGGTAAAAACGATTAGTGGTTCGGATTTAATTCCCCAAATTGCCCAGCTTTATCAATTGCCCCTCCACGAAACCCCCATTGGGTACAAATATATTGCCGATCGCATGCTATCTACCCAAGTCTTGCTCGGAGGTGAAGAATCTGGTGGAATTGGGTATGGGACACATATCCCAGAACGCGATGCCTTACTCTCTGCCCTATATCTGTTGGAAGCGATCGCGGAATCGGGTATGGATTTAAGCCAACTTTACCAAAGCTTACAAGAGCAAGTTGGCTATACCTCAGTCTATGACCGCATTGATTTACATCTAGCGGGAATGGATGAGCGATCGCGTCTACTCAACCAACTGCAAACCCAACCCCCCACTGAGATTAATGGTCAAGCCGTTGTTGATTGTTTAACCATCGATGGGTATAAATTTCGGTTAGCTGATGGTAGCTGGTTATTGATTCGTTTCAGTGGTACCGAACCCGTCTTACGCCTTTACTGTGAAGCTTCGACTCCAGAACAAGTTCGTCAAACTCTCAATTGGGCAAAAGATTGGGCAAATAGAAATCAGGGATGA
- a CDS encoding RNA-guided endonuclease InsQ/TnpB family protein yields MKSRYQFRIYPTPGQRQSLARLFGCVRVVWNDALFLCKQSEKLPKNSELQKLCITQAKKTESREWLNQVSNIPLQQSIADLGVAFKNFFQSRSGKRKGPKVNPPKFKSRRSKQTARFRKGGFKVKTSKVYLAKIGDIKVNWSRPLPSEPSSVTVIKDCAGRYFLSFVVEGRVPEIKPPKNPSIGIDLGLKTFASCSNGEKINSPDYSRLYRKLKRCQRRLAKRQKGSKRRERMRVKVAKLNAQIRDKRKDFLHKLSTKVIDENQVIALEGLNVGGMLKNRKLSRAISQAGWYEFRSLCEGKACKHNRDFRVIDRWEPTSQVCSECGYRWGKLDLSVRTIVCVNCGVEHDRDDNASVNIEQAGLKAMLRACREVGVGHTHDYKRTGSTCKTSDEAVCGEPSTHREYVQLKLFDAFGNHRPCRAVRMSNRLS; encoded by the coding sequence ATGAAGAGCCGATATCAGTTCCGAATCTATCCCACCCCTGGTCAGCGTCAATCACTGGCGCGGCTATTCGGGTGTGTACGGGTGGTTTGGAATGATGCTCTCTTCTTGTGCAAGCAGTCGGAGAAGCTGCCTAAAAATAGTGAACTCCAGAAGCTGTGCATTACTCAGGCTAAGAAGACTGAATCTAGAGAGTGGCTAAATCAAGTTAGCAATATCCCTTTACAGCAATCGATTGCTGATTTAGGAGTAGCTTTCAAAAACTTCTTTCAATCTCGCTCTGGTAAGCGTAAGGGACCCAAGGTAAACCCACCTAAATTTAAATCGCGCCGTTCTAAACAAACAGCAAGATTCAGAAAAGGAGGGTTTAAAGTTAAGACCTCTAAGGTCTATCTAGCTAAGATTGGAGATATCAAAGTCAATTGGTCGCGTCCTCTGCCATCTGAACCGAGTTCGGTCACGGTTATTAAGGACTGCGCTGGTAGATATTTCCTCAGTTTTGTTGTTGAGGGTAGGGTTCCGGAAATTAAACCACCCAAGAACCCATCCATCGGAATTGATTTAGGGCTAAAAACGTTTGCCTCTTGTAGCAACGGCGAAAAAATTAATAGCCCGGACTACTCTCGCCTTTACCGCAAGTTAAAACGCTGCCAACGACGGTTAGCAAAGCGGCAAAAGGGCAGTAAACGGCGGGAACGGATGCGGGTTAAAGTAGCCAAGCTTAACGCCCAGATACGGGATAAGCGCAAGGACTTTCTGCATAAGCTGTCCACTAAGGTGATAGACGAGAACCAAGTCATTGCCTTGGAGGGCTTAAACGTTGGCGGTATGCTCAAAAACCGCAAATTATCACGGGCAATTAGCCAAGCTGGATGGTATGAATTCCGGTCGTTGTGTGAGGGTAAAGCCTGCAAGCACAATCGGGATTTTAGAGTCATCGACCGATGGGAACCCACCAGTCAAGTTTGTTCTGAGTGTGGTTACCGATGGGGCAAGTTGGACTTGTCGGTCAGAACGATTGTCTGTGTCAATTGCGGCGTAGAACACGACCGAGACGATAATGCCTCGGTCAACATTGAGCAAGCTGGACTTAAGGCGATGCTTCGAGCTTGTCGAGAAGTCGGGGTAGGGCATACCCACGACTATAAACGGACGGGGAGCACGTGTAAGACCTCGGATGAGGCAGTGTGTGGTGAGCCGTCAACCCACCGAGAGTACGTGCAGTTAAAGCTGTTCGACGCTTTTGGGAATCACCGTCCTTGTAGGGCGGTGAGGATGTCAAACCGCTTAAGTTAG
- the psbO gene encoding photosystem II manganese-stabilizing polypeptide — translation MRYRALIVAFLALCLGVLTACSEATATSPDQLTYDQIRNTGLANLCPQLSETTRGSIPIESDKSYRIVELCLQPTSFFVKEEPTNKRREAEYIPGKLLTRATSSLDQVEGSLNFGENGSLIFTEEDGIDFQAITVQLPGGEQVPFMFTIKSLVATSQPNMTSVNTSTDFEGEFKVPSYRGAVFLDPKGRGVASGYDNAIALPSKADEEEFVRANVKRVETRSGEMSLQVSKVDSFTGEIAGTFESEQTADTDLGAEEEPEEVLIRGIFYGRVEAEDA, via the coding sequence ATGAGGTATCGCGCATTGATTGTTGCCTTTTTGGCATTGTGTCTGGGGGTGTTAACGGCTTGTTCAGAAGCAACAGCGACTAGTCCTGATCAATTGACCTACGACCAGATTAGAAATACGGGCTTAGCGAATTTATGTCCCCAGCTCTCAGAAACAACTCGTGGTTCTATTCCCATTGAGTCTGATAAGTCCTATCGAATTGTCGAGCTGTGTTTACAGCCAACCAGCTTCTTTGTCAAGGAAGAACCGACAAATAAGCGTAGAGAGGCAGAATATATCCCAGGTAAGTTATTGACCCGGGCTACCTCTAGCCTAGATCAAGTTGAAGGTTCCTTGAATTTTGGAGAAAATGGCAGCCTTATCTTTACTGAAGAGGATGGTATTGACTTTCAAGCGATTACAGTACAGCTACCTGGAGGCGAACAAGTTCCCTTCATGTTCACAATTAAAAGTTTGGTTGCCACAAGTCAGCCAAACATGACAAGCGTGAATACGTCTACTGACTTTGAAGGGGAATTTAAGGTTCCGTCTTATCGAGGTGCTGTGTTCCTCGATCCCAAAGGTCGTGGTGTAGCATCTGGTTATGATAATGCGATCGCGCTGCCTTCCAAAGCGGATGAAGAGGAATTCGTTCGCGCTAACGTTAAGCGCGTAGAGACCCGATCCGGTGAGATGTCTCTACAGGTGTCTAAGGTGGATAGCTTCACCGGTGAAATTGCTGGTACCTTTGAGAGCGAACAGACGGCTGATACTGACTTAGGTGCCGAAGAAGAACCTGAAGAAGTCTTGATTCGCGGGATCTTTTACGGTCGCGTTGAAGCTGAAGATGCTTAA
- a CDS encoding glutathione S-transferase family protein — translation MATSSWKPKGTSLPSTVIIRLGKFVWTTMWQIMMSKLAPPSKKGEYIRPESQFRHAIGTDAGNPYPPTPGRYTLFVGLGCPWAHRTLVVRALKGLDEVIGVSIVSPSSDQGIWVFEKPEEGCHTLPELYQLALSGYSGRSTVPVLWDNQTKTIVNNESAEIIVMLNSQFNQFAKNAALDLYPEDLKSAIAEWNDKIYHTVNNGVYRCGFAQSQEAYDQACDELFTTLNEIDAVLETNRYLCGDRVTLADVRLFTTLFRFDIVYYGLFKCNRRRIKDYQNLGVYLRDLYQLPGVADTCDLESVKRDYYGNLFPLNPGGIIPSGPDVSSLMEPHGRDTVGIASVRS, via the coding sequence ATGGCAACATCTTCTTGGAAACCCAAAGGCACATCTCTCCCGTCAACCGTGATTATTCGGTTGGGCAAGTTTGTCTGGACGACAATGTGGCAGATTATGATGTCCAAACTAGCACCGCCCAGCAAAAAGGGAGAATACATTCGCCCAGAGAGTCAGTTTAGACATGCGATTGGAACAGACGCGGGAAATCCCTATCCACCCACCCCAGGGCGCTATACTCTGTTTGTGGGACTCGGATGTCCTTGGGCGCATCGGACGCTGGTTGTTCGGGCGCTGAAGGGATTGGATGAGGTGATTGGAGTATCGATTGTCTCGCCGTCTTCAGATCAGGGAATTTGGGTGTTTGAGAAACCCGAAGAGGGCTGTCACACGTTGCCGGAATTATACCAGTTAGCCCTATCCGGTTACAGTGGGCGTTCGACAGTTCCCGTATTGTGGGATAACCAGACGAAAACGATAGTTAATAATGAGAGTGCCGAGATTATTGTTATGCTCAACTCTCAGTTTAATCAGTTCGCTAAGAATGCTGCACTGGACTTGTATCCAGAGGATCTGAAGTCCGCGATCGCTGAGTGGAATGATAAAATTTACCATACGGTGAATAATGGCGTTTATCGCTGCGGTTTTGCCCAATCTCAAGAGGCTTATGATCAAGCCTGTGATGAATTGTTTACGACACTCAATGAAATTGATGCGGTATTAGAGACAAATCGCTATTTGTGTGGCGATAGAGTGACGTTGGCAGATGTGCGTCTATTTACAACCCTATTCCGTTTTGATATTGTTTACTATGGACTCTTTAAGTGCAACCGTCGTCGGATTAAAGACTATCAAAACTTAGGGGTTTACCTGCGCGATTTGTATCAGCTTCCGGGGGTTGCGGATACCTGTGATTTGGAGAGTGTTAAGCGAGATTATTACGGCAATCTGTTTCCACTGAATCCTGGCGGAATTATCCCGAGTGGTCCCGATGTGTCTAGCCTTATGGAACCTCATGGTCGAGATACTGTTGGCATAGCTTCAGTGAGAAGCTAA
- a CDS encoding pentapeptide repeat-containing protein — protein MDTNELLRRYLARERNFQGANLRKINLIGAELNGADLIGADLSGADLRGTQLIDANLSNTDLSRVISCPVKHP, from the coding sequence ATGGATACTAACGAACTCCTGCGGCGTTATCTAGCCAGGGAACGGAATTTTCAGGGTGCTAATCTCAGGAAGATCAATCTCATCGGTGCTGAGCTTAACGGTGCTGACTTGATTGGTGCTGATTTGAGTGGTGCTGATCTCAGGGGTACTCAATTGATTGACGCCAATTTAAGCAACACGGATCTTAGCCGAGTCATATCATGTCCGGTCAAACACCCCTAA
- the acsF gene encoding magnesium-protoporphyrin IX monomethyl ester (oxidative) cyclase produces MVDTLKKPSFEEIRPGVKSPAKETILTPRFYTTDFEAMAQMDISPNEDELLAILEEFRADYNRHHFVRDAEFEQSWEHIDGETRRLFVEFLERSCTAEFSGFLLYKELGRRIKDKSPVLAECFTLMSRDEARHAGFLNKAMSDFNLALDLGFLTKNKKYTFFQPKFIFYATYLSEKIGYWRYITIYRHFEAHPEDRIYPIFRFFENWCQDENRHGDFFDAIMKAQPQMLNDWQAKLWSRFFLLSVFATMYLNDIQRSGFYQSIGLDAREYDKHVIQKTNETAARVFPVILDVEHPKFYERLELCIGNNEKLTEIANSNSPKFVQFFKKLPYYVSNGWQFLRLYLMKPMEVASQQGVVR; encoded by the coding sequence ATGGTAGATACCCTTAAAAAACCTAGCTTTGAAGAAATCAGACCTGGCGTTAAATCCCCGGCGAAGGAGACCATTCTGACGCCTCGGTTCTACACGACAGACTTTGAAGCGATGGCGCAGATGGACATCTCGCCGAATGAGGATGAGCTATTGGCGATTCTAGAAGAGTTCCGTGCGGACTACAATCGCCACCACTTCGTCCGGGACGCTGAGTTTGAGCAGTCTTGGGAGCATATCGACGGTGAAACCCGCCGCTTGTTTGTGGAATTTCTGGAGCGTTCCTGTACAGCAGAATTCTCTGGATTTTTACTGTACAAAGAATTGGGTCGTCGGATCAAAGATAAAAGTCCGGTGCTGGCAGAGTGTTTCACCCTGATGTCTCGTGATGAAGCACGTCATGCTGGTTTTCTGAACAAGGCGATGTCAGATTTCAATCTGGCATTGGATTTGGGATTTTTGACCAAGAATAAGAAGTACACCTTCTTCCAGCCGAAGTTTATCTTCTACGCTACCTATTTGTCGGAGAAGATTGGCTACTGGCGGTATATCACCATTTATCGCCATTTTGAAGCCCATCCTGAAGACCGCATTTACCCCATCTTCCGGTTCTTTGAAAACTGGTGTCAGGACGAAAATCGTCATGGGGATTTCTTTGATGCGATCATGAAAGCCCAGCCGCAAATGTTAAATGATTGGCAGGCGAAGTTATGGTCTCGCTTCTTCTTGCTCTCAGTATTTGCGACAATGTATCTAAATGACATCCAACGGTCTGGTTTCTATCAGTCGATTGGTTTAGATGCCCGCGAGTATGATAAGCATGTGATTCAGAAGACCAACGAAACGGCGGCGCGGGTATTTCCAGTAATTTTAGATGTGGAACATCCTAAGTTCTACGAACGTCTAGAACTCTGTATTGGAAATAACGAAAAGTTGACGGAAATTGCTAACTCCAACAGTCCAAAGTTCGTGCAATTTTTCAAGAAGCTGCCCTACTATGTCTCTAATGGCTGGCAGTTCCTGAGACTCTACCTGATGAAGCCCATGGAAGTTGCTTCTCAACAGGGCGTAGTTCGTTAA